Part of the Sandaracinaceae bacterium genome, ACCGGCCACGACGGGCGCATCCTGATACCTCCCGAGGACCTGCTGCGCTGGAAGGAGCTCGGCCGCACAGACATCGCAGACGCGATCCAGCCAGGACACTTCGGCCTCGTGGCCTTCGCGACACACGCGGACGGCAGCTGCGTGCACCTCGGGACCGAAGCCAGCGACAACGCCTGCCGCATCTACGCGCTGCGGGGCACCACGTGCCGCGAGTTCGAGCGCGGAAGTTCACAGTGCATGGAATTTCGGCGCGACTTCGGGGTACGCTGACGCGCACATCCACACGGGCATGGCCCGTCCGACCCAGGAAGACACGATGAAAAAGACCCGCTACGGCATCTCCGGCTGCGCCCTCGTGGCCCTCACGGCCCTCGCGCTCTCCGGTTGCGGCCTCTTCGGACCGCCCGAGCCCGTCAACCAGACGCACAACGGGAGCCTTGCCACCGGTGATGACATCAACTCCACGGACGGCTCGCTGCAGGACGACTACACCATCCGTGTGCAGCAGGGCTGGGTCATCACGGCCGTGCTCAGCGCCCCCCAGTTCGACCCTTACGTGTGGATCCTCTCGCCCAACCAGTCGAACGCCCAGCAGCTGGCTTCACAACCGGGGACACACGTCGTGACGCTCACGCACACGGCGGAGACCTCGGGCAATTTCATCGTCCGCGCCAACAGCAACACGGCGGGCCAGACGGGTGACTACAACCTGCAGATCACGGCTGGCCCCCCGGGCACGGCCGCGCCCGCCCCGGCCCCCGCGGCCGCCCCCGGCGCCCCGGTCCCGCCTCCCGGCGCCCCGGTCCCGCCCCCGGGTGCCCCCACCGCCCCGCCCGCACAGTGATGTCCGGGCGGATCGCGATCACCTGAGGTTGCTGACCCGAACTCTCAGAGGCCGTCTCAGAGACACCACG contains:
- a CDS encoding YkgJ family cysteine cluster protein, which codes for MSADDPAELDCLTCGACCRTGHDGRILIPPEDLLRWKELGRTDIADAIQPGHFGLVAFATHADGSCVHLGTEASDNACRIYALRGTTCREFERGSSQCMEFRRDFGVR